TGCACCTCAGAGACACCGACAGCCGCAGGCGTCGGCGTCGACGCGGCGGCTGTCCAAAGTGTCCCTTCGGGGGAGGGGTCGACGCGGAGAAGGTGGGGAGTGCCAGGTCCCAGGACCTAGCCCACCCGGCGAGTCGGCCTATGGGGCAATTTTATGAAAGTGCCCACCGGGTTACATGGTTGTTACATGCAAAGCCTGCATAACGTGATGCATTCGACGCCTCAACCTCCTGGACGTCTCGGGCAAAAAAAAAGCCGAAGGCCCGTTCGGGCGTTCGGCTTTCTCGAGAAATGGAGCGATCAGGCCATGAACACGGCAATGAACGCCAGTAGAAACATGAGCACGCCACCAGCGATGGGCAGCACGACGGGCATGTAAGGAACGATGGACTCCACCAGATCTTCGGGATGATCGCTGGACGCGTGGCTTTCGTGCTGAGACATGTTGCGGGGCTCCGTCAAGGGTTCAAAACTTGCGGGATTTTACGGGATAGGGTTCAGAGCAGCGCATAGGTGGTGCTTGCACGGCACACGCTGCGTCCGTCGTTGGCGCCGCAGATGTCGATCTCGCCGAACGCCAGGTTCTTGCCGGCGCGGATCACGCGCGCGGTGATGCGGGCGTCTTGCTCCGAGAGCGGTTTGAGGAAACTGCTGTTGAGCTGCACGGTGGTCATGGGGCGGCGGGTGCCCAGCTGCGTGACGATGGCCAGCACCATGGCGGTGTCGGCCGCTGCCATCATGGCCTGGCCGCACAGCATGCCGCCCACGCGCGAAAGCTGTTCGCTCTGCGGCAGTACCAGGGTGACCTCGCCATCGCCGAAGGACGATACCCGCAGGCCCATGGCCTGGATCCACGGCGCGAACCAATCCCTCAGCAGCCCCTGCAGCAACTCGGTGGTGATGACCTCGTCGGGGTTCGAGCCCATGGGCTCAGTCCTCGCGGCGCAGCTTGGAGAGCCAGTGCTCCATCAGCTTGCCGGCGGCTTCACGTCCGCCCAGTCCGAAAGACAGCGCTACCGCCACAGAGACGGCGCCCAGCGTGAGACCGAAGGCCAGGTTGACGATGTCGTCGGCAATGCCCATGGCGCGCAGGCCCATGGCGATCACCAGCGCCAGGATGGCATAGCGGCCGATGCGCGCCAGGCCTTTGGTGCCGGCGCCGCTGGCGCGGTCGATGGCGTCGTAGGCGAGGTTGGCGAGCCAGAAGCCGATCACCAGGATGGCCGAGCCGAGCAGGATGTCGCCACCGAAGCGGATGAAGCTGGAGACGATGACGCTGACCTGGCCAAAGCCGAGTTGCGCCGCGGCCTCCACGGTGGCGAACAGCATGGCGAAGAACAGCACCACGCGGCCCACGGCGGTGGAGGCGCTGGTGTTCTCGAAGGCATGGGCCATGTTCACGCGCGCGGGCAGAGCGTCAAAACCCAGCGTGGCCAACAGGCTGGCCAGCAGCTTGCTCGCGAACGACGCCACCAGCCAGGTGACCACCAGGATCAGTGCTGCGGCGATGAGGTGCGGCACCGCCTGCAGCATCAGGTTGAGCATGTCGGTGGCGGGTTTGGAGATGGCTTCGACCTTCAGCGCGTCGAGCGCGGCGATCAACGAGGGCAGGAACACCGCCACGAAGACCAGCATGCCGATGACGCGCGAGAGCTTCACCGTGTCGCCCAGGCCGGCTTGGTGCCCGAGCTTGTCCACGCCGGCCGTGCGGCTCAGGTGCGTGGTGAGGTTGCGCAGCACGGTGGCCACGATCCAGCCGACGCCGCCGATCACCAGGGCCGCGACCGCGTTGGGCAACATGTCCAGGGTCTTGGTCACCATCTGGCGCAACGGTTCGAGCAGCCCTTCCATTTGCAGCGCGCCCAGCACGGCGGGCACGAACAGCAGGATCACCAGCCAGAACAGCGCGCCCGAGAGGCTCTCGCTGATGGGCGCCATGTCGGCGTGTTCGGACAGCGTCTCATCCAGCGTGGTCTTGTCCAGCAGCTTCTGCGACAGTGCGCGCACGACGCTGGCGACGAGCCACCCGACAAGTGCCAGGACCAGGCCGCCGATGATGCGGGGCGCGTACTCGAACAACTGGGTGGTGAAGGCCGAGAACGGACCGGAGACGAGCGCCAGGTTGAGCGAGTTGAAGACCGCGACCAAGGTGAGCAGGATCACGATCCAGAACAGCGCCAGCGCAACCGCGCCTTCGACGTCCACGCGCGTGTTCGTGAGTTTGCCCACGCGGTGGTTGAGGCCGATAAAGCCCAGGCTCTTGCGCGTGCCGGCGCGCACGATGACCGCAATGAGCCAGCCTAGAATGAAAATGGCGAGCGCGCCGAGCAGTTGTGGAATGTGCGTGCCCAGCGTGTTCTGCAGGGAATTCCACAAGGTGTTGGTATCCATTTCTTCCTCCGGGTAACGTTGGCAATGCGGCGCATGATGTCAGAGGCTGCGCCACAGCGTCAACCGTGCAGAGCCGCCCGCGCGGCCCTACATGGGCACCGACGCGGCATCAAAACCCGCCTCGCGCAGGCGTTCGATCACCAGTTCGATGTGCTCGCGCCCGCGCGTCTGCAGCACCAGTTCGATGGCGACGTTCTGCGCCGCCAGCAGCGTGAAGGCGCGTTGGTGGTGCACCTCGTTCACATTGGCGCCCGCTTCGGCGACGGTGGTCGCGATGCGCGCGAGGTTGCCGGGCACGTCGCGCGCATTGACCTGGATGCGCGCCAGCCGGCCCGCGCGCACCATGCCGCGCTCGATGATGGAGGCCAGCAGCATCGGGTCGATGTTGCCCCCGCACAGCACCAGGCCCACGCGTTGTCCGGCAAAGCGCGCTGGGTGTTTGATGAGCGCTGCGAGGCCGGCCGCGCCAGCGCCCTCCACCAGCGTTTTCTCGATCTCCAGCAGCATCACGATGGCCTGCTCGATGTCACCCTCGTCGACCAGCAGCAGTTCATCGACACGGCGACGCACAATGGCCTCGGTGATCACGCCTGGTGTGCCCACGGCGATGCCTTCGGCGATCGTGCTCGTGCCCTGCGGCAATTGCGTGCCCTGGATGGCATTGACCATGGCGGGGAAGCGCTCGGTCTGCACGCCGACGATGCGGATGTCGGGGCGGATTCCCTTGGCGGCGGTGGCAATGCCTGCGATCAGGCCGCCACCGCCGATCGCGATCACCAAGGTGTCCAGATCGGGTTGCTCGCGCAGCATCTCCAGCCCCAGCGTGCCTTGGCCGGCGACGATGGCCTCGTCGTCGTACGGGTGCACGAACACCAGACCATCGCGTTGCGCGAGCTCGCGCGCATGCGAACGTGAAGCGTCCAGCGTGTCGCCGTGCAGCACCACCTCGGCGCCGAAGCCGCGCGTGCGCTCCACCTTCACACCCGGGGTGAAGAGTGGCATGACGATCACCGCGCGAATGCCCAGGCGTTGCGCGTGGTAGGCCACGCCCTGGGCGTGGTTGCCCGCGCTCATGGCCACGACGCCCCGCGCGCGCTCCTGCGCGGTGAGTTGCGCCAGTTTGTTGCACGCGCCCCGCTCCTTGAACGACGCTGTGTACTGCAGGTTCTCGAACTTCAGAAACACCTGACAGCCGGTGAGCTGGGAAATCGTGCGCGACTCGACGAATGGTGTGTCGAGCACATGCCCCTTCAGGCGGGCGGCGGCGGCTTCGATGTCGTGGAGTTGCAGCATGGCGGCATTGTGAACCAGCCGTTGCGCGGGGGCATGCGGGCAAAGCCTGACAAACTGCTCAAACGGCCTTAGCACGCTCTTCCATCATTCGTCAAGCTAGGTTATGGTCCGCTCAACTGCCGGCCCACGCTGGCATGGAATCCCAGGGACGATAGGTCTGGAGGTGTCTGGATGAACAAGCGCTCGCCGCCGCCGGCGGCAACGGCGGTTCGCACCGTGCCCGAGGCGCGCGAAAGCCGCGGCCCCCTCGCGGGCGAGGGGCGTGTGTTCGTGCCACACGGCCTGCGCCAGGCACCGGTGCTGGACCTCATGTGCTCCCATTTCGTGCTCACCCTGGCTGCGCGCCAGGGCCCGCGTTTCAACGTGCGGCGCGACCTCAACACCTTGCTCTCGCTTGCCGGCCGCCATCTGGTGTGGCCGCAGACCGTGCTGCTGCGCTTGCGCGGGTTTCTGCAACGCCGCTGCAAGGACAACGAGCTCTGGAGCGGCCACGACCTGCTGGCCACCAACGCCTTCATGGAGCGCTACGGCGTGTGGCGCGGCCCGTATGAGGAAGGCACGCTGTTCTTCTACCTCGACGAGTACGCCAAGGAGTCGCCCAAAGACCTGCTCTCGGTGCTGGCCGTGACCGGTGAGTGGCTGAGCCATTCGCTGAAAAAGCAGTCCACCCTGGTGGAGAAGAACATCGACGCGCTTGCCGGCCTGCTGCAGCTCAACCGCGCCGAGCGCGCGCTGCTGCTGTACGGCACGCTGGCGCGCTACCAACGCGACCTGCGCTCCATCCTGGTCGAGTTCAAGGTGAACAACGCGCCCGAGGCCTATGCGGCGATCGCCGACGTGGCCGGCGTGAAGGCCAGCGAGGTCGGCGAAGCGCTGCGCGCGGGCTCGCGCCTGGAGCGCATCGGCATGGTGGAGAACCTGATCTCCGAGCACAACATCACCGATCTGGCCGACCTGATGAAGGTCAGCGAAAAGTTGCCGCCGGTGCTGATGCGCGAGTACCGCACGCAAAGCGAGCTGATGGCTGTGTTCACCCGGCCGGCCGCGCGG
The sequence above is a segment of the Hydrogenophaga sp. BPS33 genome. Coding sequences within it:
- a CDS encoding threonine ammonia-lyase; its protein translation is MLQLHDIEAAAARLKGHVLDTPFVESRTISQLTGCQVFLKFENLQYTASFKERGACNKLAQLTAQERARGVVAMSAGNHAQGVAYHAQRLGIRAVIVMPLFTPGVKVERTRGFGAEVVLHGDTLDASRSHARELAQRDGLVFVHPYDDEAIVAGQGTLGLEMLREQPDLDTLVIAIGGGGLIAGIATAAKGIRPDIRIVGVQTERFPAMVNAIQGTQLPQGTSTIAEGIAVGTPGVITEAIVRRRVDELLLVDEGDIEQAIVMLLEIEKTLVEGAGAAGLAALIKHPARFAGQRVGLVLCGGNIDPMLLASIIERGMVRAGRLARIQVNARDVPGNLARIATTVAEAGANVNEVHHQRAFTLLAAQNVAIELVLQTRGREHIELVIERLREAGFDAASVPM
- a CDS encoding mechanosensitive ion channel, which translates into the protein MDTNTLWNSLQNTLGTHIPQLLGALAIFILGWLIAVIVRAGTRKSLGFIGLNHRVGKLTNTRVDVEGAVALALFWIVILLTLVAVFNSLNLALVSGPFSAFTTQLFEYAPRIIGGLVLALVGWLVASVVRALSQKLLDKTTLDETLSEHADMAPISESLSGALFWLVILLFVPAVLGALQMEGLLEPLRQMVTKTLDMLPNAVAALVIGGVGWIVATVLRNLTTHLSRTAGVDKLGHQAGLGDTVKLSRVIGMLVFVAVFLPSLIAALDALKVEAISKPATDMLNLMLQAVPHLIAAALILVVTWLVASFASKLLASLLATLGFDALPARVNMAHAFENTSASTAVGRVVLFFAMLFATVEAAAQLGFGQVSVIVSSFIRFGGDILLGSAILVIGFWLANLAYDAIDRASGAGTKGLARIGRYAILALVIAMGLRAMGIADDIVNLAFGLTLGAVSVAVALSFGLGGREAAGKLMEHWLSKLRRED
- a CDS encoding PaaI family thioesterase — protein: MGSNPDEVITTELLQGLLRDWFAPWIQAMGLRVSSFGDGEVTLVLPQSEQLSRVGGMLCGQAMMAAADTAMVLAIVTQLGTRRPMTTVQLNSSFLKPLSEQDARITARVIRAGKNLAFGEIDICGANDGRSVCRASTTYALL